The following proteins are encoded in a genomic region of Phragmites australis chromosome 9, lpPhrAust1.1, whole genome shotgun sequence:
- the LOC133928906 gene encoding NAC domain-containing protein 48-like — translation MSGDGGGPAAQPQDLQLPPGFRFHPTDEELVMHYLCRRCAGLPIAVPIIAEVNLYKYDPWQLPRMALYGEKDWYFFSPRDRKYPNGSRPNRAAGTGYWKATGADKPVGVPKPVAIKKALVFYAGKAPKGDKTNWIMHEYRLADVDRSARKKNSLRLDDWVLCRIYNKKGAPEKPTGGGRAEAASHGEQAAVGSPPEQKPALLPPGAAGTGYAPPLFSELAAYYEVRPSDSTPRAHADSSCSGHALATGTLSCGGERPEVQSQPKIAEWERTFATAPGPGVNPVGSMLAGQLDLAAGLPAGDPLLQDILTYWGRPF, via the exons ATgagcggcgacggcggagggCCGGCAGCGCAGCCTCAGGACCTGCAGCTGCCGCCGGGGTTCCGGTTCCACCCGACGGACGAGGAGCTGGTGATGCACTACCTCTGCCGGCGGTGCGCCGGCCTGCCCATCGCCGTGCCCATCATCGCCGAGGTCAACCTCTACAAGTACGACCCCTGGCAGCTTCCAA GAATGGCGCTGTACGGCGAGAAGGATTGGTACTTCTTCTCGCCGCGGGACCGCAAGTACCCGAACGGGTCACGGCCGAATCGCGCGGCGGGAACGGGCTACTGGAAGGCCACCGGTGCCGACAAGCCGGTGGGCGTGCCAAAGCCGGTGGCCATCAAGAAGGCGCTCGTCTTCTACGCCGGCAAGGCGCCCAAAGGTGACAAGACCAACTGGATCATGCACGAGTACCGCCTCGCCGACGTCGACCGCTCCGCCCGCAAGAAGAACAGCCTCAGG TTGGATGATTGGGTGCTGTGCCGAATCTACAATAAGAAAGGCGCGCCGGAAAAGCCGACCGGCGGGGGCCGTGCCGAGGCGGCGAGCCACGGGGAGCAGGCGGCCGTCGGCTCCCCGCCGGAACAGAAGCCAGCTCTGCTGCCTCCCGGGGCCGCAGGGACGGGCTACGCGCCTCCCTTGTTCTCGGAGCTGGCGGCGTACTACGAGGTCCGGCCATCGGACTCGACGCCGCGCGCGCACGCGGACTCGAGCTGCTCGGGGCACGCGTTGGCGACCGGGACGTTGTCGTGCGGCGGCGAGCGGCCGGAGGTTCAGAGCCAGCCCAAGATCGCCGAGTGGGAGCGCACGTTCGCCACCGCCCCTGGCCCGGGCGTGAACCCGGTCGGCTCGATGCTGgccgggcagctcgacctggcGGCGGGGCTACCTGCGGGGGACCCACTGCTCCAGGACATCCTCACGTACTGGGGCAGGCCGTTCTGA